From a single Fulvivirga ulvae genomic region:
- a CDS encoding CHAT domain-containing protein codes for MRSLIITTILTAAVLHTSFAQSTCNGLRELLDKGEIEQAAALAQQVQATDNANCNNLLGEVYLRKGRNDVALNYFETALELSKNGSEDQAASLNNLGLVFWNTGSSASAKEYISQALAIRSKLFDAGHEKLAASYNDLGLVSTNPDEALETYEKALAIYQDIYGENHQKVAQAKANIGIIYRNIEMFGDAQNYFNEALKIWQNLHPDGHPNEGFIHTNLGRTYQLMNNLGVAKEYYENALAVYQKHYGTKHPEIARTLNLIGNIYNIKGEFEPALSYYQKALIANAKTFDNQDLEANPSTDEYFNANTLLNTLFYKAQALEDLHHNLTLKFKDAKLSLTTLQVADTLVDKIRQISTNEADKLELGEISSQVYENGVRLCYYMADVAVKKDPYYELSFYFAEKSKSSVLLEAISDASAKSFANIPDSKLTEENELKSEIAYYEQKLAQKPEEAVASKYRERLFTLKQRYNTFIADLEKNYPQYFNLKYNVPIPSVAQLQETLKENQAIVSYFIADRSKRLYVYQISPGKFNAYNVQQTENFDRYLSGLRNSLYFKEDEIYALTADELYEILFPGSLHKSVDHLIVIPAGRLGTVPFEALLTRSAKGFPLDYKSLDYLINDYAISYQYASALYYQNHLNLRQSNQKPSAFLCAPVTFSQLDDLPGTNQEVSNLQQILSGKGIKPEVYLEANASEEIVKSKNLKDYRYLHFATHGVVNENNPALSRIFLKESETNDGNLFSGEIYNLQLGADLVTLSACETGLGKVSKGEGIIGLSRALVYAGANNIVVSLWSVADTSTSDLMIDFYGNISGNDYSDGLRQAKLKMIRTGDFSKPYYWAPFILIGQ; via the coding sequence ATGCGTAGCCTGATTATCACAACTATTCTAACAGCAGCCGTTCTACATACCTCTTTTGCTCAAAGCACATGTAATGGGCTGAGAGAACTGCTGGATAAAGGGGAAATTGAGCAGGCTGCAGCCTTAGCCCAACAAGTACAAGCTACAGACAATGCTAACTGCAACAATCTGCTTGGTGAAGTATATCTACGAAAAGGCCGTAATGATGTAGCCCTGAACTATTTTGAAACGGCACTTGAGTTATCAAAAAACGGATCGGAAGACCAGGCTGCCAGCCTGAATAACCTTGGGTTGGTCTTTTGGAATACCGGAAGCAGCGCCAGCGCCAAAGAATACATTTCTCAGGCTCTGGCCATACGCAGCAAGCTCTTTGATGCAGGCCATGAAAAGCTGGCCGCTTCATACAACGACCTCGGGTTGGTCTCAACCAACCCTGATGAAGCCCTGGAAACTTACGAAAAGGCACTGGCCATCTATCAGGACATCTATGGGGAGAACCATCAGAAAGTAGCTCAGGCTAAGGCCAATATCGGCATAATATACAGGAACATAGAGATGTTTGGCGATGCCCAGAATTACTTCAATGAAGCGTTAAAGATCTGGCAGAACCTGCACCCTGACGGCCATCCCAATGAAGGCTTTATCCATACCAACCTGGGCAGAACATACCAGTTGATGAATAACCTTGGTGTGGCCAAAGAATATTATGAGAATGCCCTGGCTGTTTATCAAAAACACTATGGGACAAAGCATCCTGAAATAGCCAGAACACTGAACCTGATCGGCAACATCTATAATATTAAAGGTGAATTTGAACCTGCCCTCTCCTATTATCAAAAAGCCCTGATCGCCAATGCTAAGACTTTTGACAACCAAGATCTGGAGGCCAATCCTTCAACGGATGAGTATTTCAATGCCAACACTCTGTTGAATACGCTTTTTTATAAAGCCCAGGCTCTGGAAGACCTTCACCATAACCTTACCCTGAAATTCAAAGATGCAAAACTAAGCCTTACCACCTTGCAAGTGGCCGATACGCTGGTGGACAAGATAAGGCAGATCAGCACCAATGAAGCGGATAAGCTTGAGCTCGGGGAGATTTCTTCTCAGGTATACGAAAATGGTGTCCGCCTTTGCTATTACATGGCTGATGTGGCTGTAAAAAAAGACCCCTATTATGAACTGTCTTTTTATTTTGCTGAAAAGAGTAAGTCATCAGTTCTCCTGGAGGCCATTTCGGATGCGTCGGCCAAATCATTCGCCAACATACCAGATAGTAAACTGACCGAGGAAAACGAACTCAAATCAGAAATTGCCTACTATGAGCAAAAGTTGGCACAGAAACCTGAGGAAGCTGTAGCCTCCAAATACAGGGAAAGGCTTTTTACGCTTAAGCAGCGATACAATACATTTATTGCAGACCTTGAGAAGAATTACCCTCAGTACTTTAACCTGAAGTATAATGTACCGATACCTTCAGTAGCGCAGTTGCAGGAGACATTGAAGGAAAATCAGGCCATTGTCAGCTACTTTATAGCTGATCGCTCCAAAAGGCTGTATGTATATCAGATCAGCCCGGGTAAGTTCAATGCTTACAATGTACAGCAAACTGAGAACTTTGACCGCTACCTGAGTGGCCTTAGGAACAGTCTTTATTTTAAAGAGGATGAGATCTATGCGCTTACGGCGGATGAATTGTATGAAATTCTTTTCCCGGGCTCATTGCACAAATCGGTGGACCACCTCATCGTGATCCCGGCAGGCAGATTAGGCACAGTACCTTTTGAGGCCCTCCTCACCCGCTCTGCCAAAGGTTTTCCTTTAGATTATAAATCACTGGACTATCTGATCAATGACTATGCTATCAGCTACCAGTATGCTTCTGCTTTATATTATCAAAACCATTTAAACCTGAGGCAATCCAATCAAAAACCATCGGCCTTTCTTTGTGCTCCCGTAACATTTTCCCAGCTGGACGACCTTCCGGGAACAAACCAGGAGGTGTCTAACCTGCAACAGATCCTGTCGGGCAAGGGTATAAAGCCCGAGGTATACCTGGAAGCCAATGCCAGTGAGGAAATTGTAAAATCCAAAAACCTGAAAGATTACAGGTATCTGCATTTTGCTACGCACGGGGTGGTCAATGAAAACAATCCGGCTTTATCCAGAATATTCCTCAAGGAAAGTGAGACCAACGATGGCAACCTCTTCTCCGGGGAAATCTATAACCTTCAACTGGGCGCTGACCTTGTAACGCTCTCCGCATGTGAAACCGGCCTGGGCAAAGTCTCAAAAGGTGAAGGCATCAT
- a CDS encoding alanine/glycine:cation symporter family protein, with protein sequence MKYLESILVNFANWIWGMPLLMLLMGGGLFFVVYSRFIPFKYFFHAIDVLRGKYDDPNDPGQINHYEALSTALAATVGMGNISGVAVAIAVGGPGAIFWMWISAFVGMATKFFTCTLSILYRGKDSAGEIQGGPMYVIMEGLGKGWKPLAVMFAVFGLIGCLPIFQANQLTQAIQDIVLIPNGIKGNVIDYGPLHFVDTDLYVGLVILVFVCLVIFGGIKRIGKVAGKMVPIMVVLYFISVVIILLINISDVPRYIGMIITNAFTADNYNGDALLGGALGGLIVLGARRAAFSNEAGIGTAPMAHGAAKTMEPVREGLVAMLGPFIDTIIVCTLTALAILITGVWQTTDSNGVTLTANAFESAFPGFGHYILMVCILIFSITSLFSYSYYGTKCMSFLIGADKSHYYNYIYVVTILYGAISSLAAIISLIDSAFALMSIPTVTSALILAPKVKKAADEYFRRLNTKG encoded by the coding sequence TTGAAATACTTAGAAAGTATACTTGTAAACTTTGCAAATTGGATATGGGGAATGCCACTTTTGATGCTTCTTATGGGTGGCGGATTGTTTTTTGTTGTTTATTCTCGTTTTATTCCTTTCAAATACTTCTTTCATGCCATCGATGTACTTCGTGGAAAATATGATGATCCGAATGACCCGGGTCAGATCAACCATTACGAAGCGCTTTCAACAGCTCTTGCCGCCACTGTAGGCATGGGGAATATCAGCGGTGTGGCCGTGGCTATAGCTGTAGGTGGGCCGGGAGCCATTTTCTGGATGTGGATCAGCGCCTTTGTAGGCATGGCTACCAAATTTTTCACCTGTACACTTTCTATTTTATACCGCGGCAAGGACTCTGCCGGCGAAATTCAGGGTGGCCCCATGTATGTGATCATGGAAGGGCTTGGCAAAGGCTGGAAGCCACTGGCGGTTATGTTTGCCGTATTCGGGCTTATAGGTTGCCTGCCGATATTCCAGGCCAATCAGCTCACACAGGCTATTCAGGATATCGTGTTAATACCCAATGGCATCAAAGGTAATGTAATAGACTACGGCCCACTTCACTTTGTTGACACCGACCTTTATGTAGGGCTCGTTATTTTGGTTTTTGTTTGCCTGGTAATATTCGGAGGGATCAAAAGAATTGGTAAAGTAGCCGGAAAGATGGTGCCCATAATGGTAGTGTTATACTTCATTTCGGTGGTTATCATTCTTCTGATCAATATCAGTGATGTACCTCGTTACATCGGCATGATTATTACCAATGCCTTTACTGCGGATAACTATAATGGTGATGCTTTACTTGGCGGAGCACTTGGAGGGTTAATCGTACTGGGTGCAAGAAGGGCTGCTTTTTCTAATGAAGCCGGTATAGGTACTGCTCCTATGGCACATGGCGCAGCCAAAACCATGGAACCGGTACGAGAAGGACTGGTAGCTATGTTAGGGCCATTTATTGATACCATAATAGTGTGTACACTTACTGCTCTGGCTATCCTCATTACCGGAGTTTGGCAAACCACCGACAGCAACGGTGTGACGCTTACCGCCAACGCCTTTGAGTCTGCATTTCCTGGATTTGGTCATTATATTCTCATGGTTTGCATTTTAATTTTCTCCATAACTTCCTTATTCTCATACTCTTACTACGGAACCAAGTGTATGAGCTTTTTAATTGGTGCAGACAAAAGCCACTATTACAACTATATCTACGTAGTGACCATATTGTACGGCGCTATCTCTTCTCTGGCCGCTATTATCAGTTTGATAGATTCAGCTTTTGCGTTGATGTCTATCCCTACGGTAACTTCGGCTTTGATACTGGCACCGAAGGTTAAAAAGGCTGCTGATGAATATTTTAGGCGTCTTAATACAAAGGGCTAG